The following proteins are encoded in a genomic region of Tenacibaculum sp. 190524A05c:
- a CDS encoding GNAT family N-acetyltransferase, with protein MDITFQKIQIQDLNLVLELFKTAAEKIAKKNVDHWQYWKNPPEEKIKWVKSGIENDEFYFINDLNNYNIGMVRILREDELYWGKQNIKAKYVHSLVIKEEFNGKGIGKIVLDEVEKNAKENGCVYLRLDAVAKNTKLCEYYENLGFIKVGIKEMPQSINNLYQKKIL; from the coding sequence ATGGACATTACTTTTCAAAAAATACAAATCCAAGATCTTAATTTGGTCTTGGAACTTTTTAAGACCGCAGCAGAGAAAATTGCTAAAAAAAATGTAGATCATTGGCAATACTGGAAAAATCCACCAGAAGAAAAAATTAAGTGGGTAAAAAGCGGTATTGAAAATGATGAGTTTTACTTTATCAACGATTTAAATAATTATAACATTGGTATGGTACGAATTTTGCGCGAAGATGAATTGTATTGGGGAAAACAAAATATAAAAGCTAAATACGTTCATTCACTGGTTATTAAAGAAGAGTTTAATGGTAAGGGAATTGGGAAAATAGTATTAGATGAAGTTGAGAAAAATGCAAAAGAAAATGGTTGTGTATATCTACGATTAGATGCAGTTGCAAAGAATACTAAACTATGTGAGTATTACGAAAATTTAGGTTTTATAAAAGTTGGAATAAAAGAAATGCCTCAATCCATAAACAACTTGTATCAAAAGAAGATTTTATAA